In Pseudothermotoga hypogea DSM 11164 = NBRC 106472, the following are encoded in one genomic region:
- a CDS encoding MBL fold metallo-hydrolase, whose product MIKVLNDRVVVIGAEGSSNITGVLVKNSVIVVDTSLFAEKARKVKELLDDFFKKPIEMVVNTHYHPDHTFGNVAFEGTKILASELTKSFMEVFDERYLSKLPPIEKIVTPNFTFDEEYEDKNLFIKRLGGHTLDSSIVFFKQEKLLVAGDLIFNGFHAEIVADSDLDEWLSALKFIEDMRPAWIVPGHGEVATLECLKAMQRYLVKMKRLLDGALNLHDAMSDENFSKRKFPELFSWSLENLLHQRRS is encoded by the coding sequence TTGATAAAGGTCCTGAACGATCGTGTGGTGGTCATCGGAGCGGAGGGTTCTTCGAACATCACAGGTGTGCTTGTGAAAAACAGCGTCATCGTTGTTGACACGTCGCTGTTCGCTGAGAAAGCACGTAAGGTGAAAGAACTGTTGGACGACTTCTTCAAAAAACCCATAGAGATGGTCGTGAACACACACTATCACCCGGACCATACCTTTGGAAACGTTGCATTCGAAGGAACGAAGATACTCGCGAGCGAGCTCACCAAGTCGTTCATGGAGGTTTTTGACGAGCGCTATCTATCAAAATTACCACCGATTGAAAAGATCGTCACGCCGAACTTCACCTTCGACGAAGAATACGAGGACAAGAATCTGTTCATCAAACGTCTTGGTGGACACACTCTCGATTCGTCCATCGTGTTCTTCAAACAGGAAAAACTTCTGGTCGCCGGTGATTTGATCTTCAACGGTTTTCACGCAGAGATCGTTGCGGACAGCGATTTGGACGAATGGCTCTCTGCTCTGAAGTTCATCGAAGACATGAGACCTGCCTGGATCGTACCTGGACACGGTGAAGTCGCAACCTTAGAGTGTCTCAAAGCGATGCAACGCTATTTGGTGAAAATGAAGAGACTACTCGATGGCGCTTTGAACCTTCACGACGCGATGTCGGACGAGAACTTTTCGAAGAGGAAGTTTCCGGAACTGTTCAGCTGGAGTTTGGAAAACCTTCTTCATCAGCGACGCAGCTGA
- a CDS encoding tRNA1(Val) (adenine(37)-N6)-methyltransferase has protein sequence MGSSRSTRNEFDPDLLRHVRIPDVSKDHRPTHASTLLAWYTRPKKNDLVIELGCGTGIVSAFLAMNHDILVHCVEKNQFLAELARETVRMNSLENKMFIHNATCQRVKELFDAEQFDLVVSNPPHHLAGVPSPSKLRSEGRSASFDEATSFVEATAYLLKNRGKFIFVLSCDYLMFWLNEFVKRKLQSKRLVPVYGDPKRHAVLTIVEGVKNGGIGLRLEPPIVLKRV, from the coding sequence TTGGGCTCGTCGAGGTCAACGAGAAATGAGTTCGATCCGGACCTGCTGAGGCACGTCCGTATCCCAGACGTCAGTAAAGATCACAGACCGACACACGCATCCACTCTGCTCGCATGGTACACAAGACCTAAGAAAAACGATCTGGTGATCGAGCTGGGCTGTGGTACGGGCATCGTCTCGGCGTTTCTCGCCATGAACCACGATATTCTGGTTCACTGCGTTGAAAAGAATCAATTCTTGGCCGAGTTGGCACGTGAGACAGTCAGGATGAACTCTCTCGAAAACAAAATGTTCATCCACAATGCAACGTGCCAACGGGTGAAAGAACTCTTCGACGCCGAGCAGTTCGATCTCGTGGTATCCAATCCTCCCCACCATCTTGCAGGCGTTCCGAGTCCTTCGAAGTTGAGGAGTGAAGGCAGATCCGCAAGCTTCGATGAAGCTACATCCTTCGTCGAGGCCACGGCTTATCTTTTGAAAAACAGGGGCAAATTCATCTTCGTTTTGTCCTGCGACTATCTCATGTTCTGGTTGAATGAGTTCGTCAAACGAAAGCTGCAGTCCAAAAGGCTCGTACCTGTCTACGGCGACCCCAAAAGACATGCCGTGCTCACGATCGTTGAAGGCGTCAAGAACGGGGGTATCGGCCTGAGGCTCGAACCCCCGATCGTGCTCAAAAGAGTTTGA
- the aspC gene encoding aspartate aminotransferase, which yields MNVSERIKNIAGSKTLEINALAQSMKQKGIDVVNLTAGEPDFPTPQPIVEAAIEALKAGLTKYTDSSGIPQLRERIAKHVSERHKVPCTMEQVIVTNGGKQAIYNCLAALIQENDEVIIIDPSWVSYEPMVRILGGKAVHVKTSFENNFKPSIEQIESAITPRTKVLVLNSPNNPTGVVYDADLLRQIHALSIEKGIFIISDEVYDCLVYDGEYASMYSISQGNNVALVNAFSKSHSMTGWRVGYLVAPIEIAKAAAKVQAHTTSNINTVAQYAALRAFDVDTSYMFERFRQRRDLVCELLKEAGFSFVRPSGAFYVLVNVSEFDEDDVRFCTKLLQQAHVALVPGSAFNAPGFARLSFATSEENLIEGVKRMKNFVGR from the coding sequence ATGAACGTTTCGGAAAGGATCAAGAACATTGCGGGTTCAAAAACGCTCGAGATCAATGCTCTGGCGCAGTCGATGAAACAAAAAGGTATCGACGTGGTTAACCTCACGGCGGGCGAACCCGACTTTCCAACGCCACAGCCCATAGTGGAAGCGGCGATAGAAGCTCTGAAGGCTGGTCTGACCAAGTACACGGACTCTTCGGGTATCCCACAGCTGAGAGAAAGGATCGCTAAGCACGTTTCAGAAAGGCACAAGGTTCCTTGCACCATGGAGCAGGTGATCGTGACGAATGGTGGAAAACAGGCGATCTACAACTGCCTTGCGGCACTAATACAGGAAAACGACGAGGTTATCATCATAGACCCGTCCTGGGTCAGTTACGAACCGATGGTTCGCATTCTCGGAGGAAAAGCTGTGCACGTGAAAACGAGCTTTGAAAACAACTTCAAACCCTCGATCGAACAGATAGAGAGCGCGATCACTCCCAGAACGAAGGTGCTCGTGCTGAACAGCCCAAACAACCCGACGGGAGTCGTGTACGATGCCGATTTGCTGAGACAGATACACGCGCTTTCGATCGAGAAAGGCATATTCATCATCTCGGACGAAGTGTACGACTGTCTGGTTTACGATGGAGAGTACGCCTCCATGTACAGCATTTCGCAAGGAAACAACGTCGCGCTCGTGAACGCCTTTTCGAAATCTCACTCCATGACCGGCTGGCGTGTGGGGTATCTTGTGGCACCGATCGAGATCGCGAAGGCGGCGGCAAAGGTTCAGGCGCACACCACTTCGAACATAAACACCGTTGCCCAGTACGCCGCGTTGAGGGCCTTCGACGTGGACACGAGTTACATGTTCGAAAGGTTCAGACAGCGACGGGATCTGGTGTGCGAGCTACTTAAAGAGGCTGGATTCAGTTTCGTTCGACCCAGCGGAGCGTTCTACGTGCTCGTCAACGTGAGCGAGTTCGACGAGGATGATGTGCGCTTCTGCACCAAACTTTTGCAGCAAGCCCATGTCGCTCTGGTACCGGGCTCTGCGTTCAACGCACCCGGTTTTGCAAGACTTTCTTTCGCAACGAGCGAGGAGAACCTGATCGAAGGGGTCAAGAGGATGAAGAATTTCGTTGGAAGGTGA
- a CDS encoding family 1 encapsulin nanocompartment shell protein: MANRYLMQEDAPISAELWKLLNDVMVDLAKTNLTGRKLLNMIGPLGFGVKQVSLGDVKIDEGVFAPKSLPLYYVHRTFELSMRDIAAFESEKVTLDLTSFRKAVLECLEFEEKLIFHGLADQKGLLNLDEAVQLNMGEWSKIGQAAEDVIEAITKLDESGFHGPYLLALSPDRYNKLMRRYESGNQTELEHVSMMVKKIYKAPALKNAGVLICDSPFYASLIVGQDLSIGFIGPKDHMLEFSVSESIALLVREPKSVCVLRG; this comes from the coding sequence ATGGCGAACAGGTATCTGATGCAGGAAGATGCCCCGATAAGTGCAGAGCTTTGGAAACTGCTGAACGATGTGATGGTAGATCTGGCAAAGACGAACCTGACAGGCAGAAAACTCCTCAACATGATCGGTCCTCTCGGATTCGGAGTCAAGCAGGTTTCTCTTGGTGATGTGAAGATCGATGAGGGAGTCTTCGCTCCCAAGAGCTTGCCACTGTACTACGTTCACAGAACGTTCGAACTCTCCATGAGAGACATCGCCGCGTTCGAATCGGAAAAGGTCACGCTCGATCTGACCAGTTTCAGGAAAGCCGTGCTCGAATGTCTCGAATTCGAAGAGAAGCTGATCTTCCACGGTCTGGCAGATCAGAAAGGATTGTTGAACCTCGACGAGGCCGTTCAGCTGAACATGGGCGAGTGGAGCAAGATCGGTCAGGCTGCGGAAGATGTGATCGAAGCGATCACGAAGCTCGACGAGTCAGGTTTTCACGGCCCATACTTACTCGCACTCTCGCCGGACAGATACAACAAGCTGATGAGAAGATACGAGAGCGGTAATCAGACCGAACTGGAACACGTTTCCATGATGGTCAAAAAGATCTACAAGGCACCCGCGTTGAAGAATGCCGGGGTGTTGATCTGTGATTCACCTTTCTACGCTTCGCTGATAGTCGGTCAGGATCTGTCGATAGGTTTCATAGGTCCGAAAGACCACATGTTGGAGTTCTCCGTGTCTGAAAGCATCGCGTTGCTTGTCAGAGAGCCGAAATCCGTGTGCGTGCTGAGGGGCTGA
- a CDS encoding VIT1/CCC1 transporter family protein — protein sequence MQKAEMTEYIVYTKLAKMDKKNSEVLSKIAKDELSHYKKLKILTQIDVAPSWWRVIFYLFLAKLLGITFALKLMEQNEEKAQKSYKALEQTEILSDEEEHEKALLKLIDEERIEYIGSMVLGLNDALVELTGALAGLTLAIRNSKIVALSGIITGLAAALSMSASDYLSRKSEGGNKKPLRSALYTGIAYLITVLFLVFPYMVLDRPMVSLYWTIANAVLVILIFTFFVSVVKEENFKKNFLEMLSISMGVAVISFFIGMVARRFFNIEV from the coding sequence ATGCAAAAGGCAGAGATGACCGAATACATAGTGTACACGAAACTCGCCAAAATGGACAAGAAGAACTCGGAAGTTCTGTCCAAGATCGCCAAAGACGAGCTGAGCCACTACAAGAAGTTGAAAATACTCACGCAAATCGATGTTGCACCGAGCTGGTGGAGGGTGATCTTCTATCTCTTTCTCGCTAAATTGCTGGGTATAACGTTCGCGCTCAAGTTGATGGAACAGAACGAAGAAAAGGCGCAGAAGAGTTATAAAGCGCTCGAGCAGACAGAAATCCTGAGTGACGAGGAAGAACACGAGAAGGCGTTGTTAAAACTCATAGACGAAGAAAGGATCGAGTACATAGGTTCGATGGTGCTGGGCCTGAACGATGCGCTCGTTGAGCTGACGGGTGCGCTCGCTGGGTTGACGCTCGCAATCCGAAATTCCAAGATCGTGGCACTCTCTGGCATCATCACGGGTCTGGCTGCGGCCCTTTCGATGTCAGCTTCGGACTATCTCTCTCGCAAATCTGAGGGTGGAAACAAAAAGCCTCTCAGATCCGCACTGTACACGGGAATTGCTTATCTGATCACGGTCCTGTTTCTGGTCTTTCCGTACATGGTGCTGGATCGACCCATGGTGTCGCTGTACTGGACGATCGCGAATGCCGTTCTCGTCATATTGATCTTCACGTTTTTTGTCTCTGTGGTGAAGGAGGAGAATTTCAAAAAGAACTTTCTCGAGATGCTTTCGATCAGCATGGGCGTTGCTGTCATTTCGTTCTTCATCGGCATGGTCGCGCGAAGATTCTTCAACATAGAGGTGTGA
- a CDS encoding ABC transporter ATP-binding protein yields MLLDFIKKYWYRYLTGILTLIVVDLLQLYIPRFIGRVVDHLRSEQPTMGFVTVMVSWIVGIALAIAIMRFFWRYFIIGNARRFEYLARKTLFDKLLSLSPGYFDRTRSGDLMARFTNDLQAVRMALAQGVVMTVDATFMAIMTVLFMGRTVSWKLTWLASIPLPALALVALFFGRIIHNRFMEVQNQFSAVSELTEETISGIRIVKSFAADEKFWEMFRDRSWNNYRAGISLAKVSSVFFPLMIFLASLAHAFALFFGGPMVVRSEVSLGEFIAFNSYLGMLTWPMMALGWVLNVIQSGRASYKRIMQVMKEMPQVEEPKNPVKIDRIETISFVDLTYRYPSSQRDVLKCVSFSIKKGEMVGIVGTVGSGKSTIVKLLAKLYPVERGKIFINDVDINDIASENIRSLIAFVPQESFLFSDQIKKNIAFAQEDIDMERVIECAKLAAVHDEIVKFPEGYDTVVGERGVTLSGGQRQRVTIARALYENKDVLVFDDCLSAVDPETEEKIIDSLRSQFKQKTMIIITHRLKVLRDADLIIVLDNGVIVEKGTHEELMNLDGLYARMFKRQMIEEELEA; encoded by the coding sequence GTGCTTCTGGATTTCATAAAGAAATACTGGTACAGATACCTTACAGGCATTTTAACTCTGATCGTTGTTGATCTTCTGCAATTGTACATCCCCAGGTTCATAGGGCGGGTTGTGGACCATCTCAGATCTGAACAGCCCACGATGGGTTTCGTCACCGTGATGGTCAGCTGGATCGTAGGCATCGCCCTGGCGATAGCCATCATGCGTTTCTTTTGGAGGTATTTCATCATAGGTAACGCGAGACGATTCGAATACCTTGCCAGAAAGACCCTGTTCGACAAACTGCTTTCGCTCTCTCCGGGTTACTTCGATAGAACGAGAAGTGGCGATCTGATGGCCAGGTTCACGAACGATCTTCAAGCCGTCCGAATGGCGCTCGCTCAAGGGGTCGTCATGACGGTGGATGCGACTTTCATGGCGATCATGACGGTTCTCTTCATGGGTCGCACGGTGAGTTGGAAACTCACCTGGCTCGCTTCGATACCGCTACCAGCGCTCGCGCTGGTTGCGCTCTTCTTCGGTAGGATCATCCACAACAGATTCATGGAAGTGCAGAACCAGTTCTCCGCAGTGAGCGAGCTGACCGAGGAGACGATCTCCGGGATAAGGATCGTCAAGAGTTTCGCTGCGGACGAAAAGTTCTGGGAAATGTTCAGAGACAGATCCTGGAACAACTACAGGGCGGGCATATCCTTGGCGAAGGTCTCATCGGTGTTCTTCCCTCTGATGATTTTCCTGGCATCCCTGGCACACGCTTTTGCGTTGTTTTTCGGTGGTCCAATGGTGGTGCGGAGCGAGGTCAGCCTTGGTGAGTTCATCGCCTTCAACTCCTATCTGGGCATGCTGACCTGGCCCATGATGGCTCTGGGTTGGGTCCTCAACGTAATTCAAAGTGGCAGGGCTTCTTACAAGAGAATCATGCAGGTAATGAAAGAGATGCCCCAGGTTGAAGAGCCGAAAAATCCTGTGAAGATCGATCGCATCGAAACGATAAGCTTTGTTGATCTGACCTACAGATACCCCTCGAGCCAGAGGGATGTGTTGAAGTGCGTAAGTTTCTCGATAAAGAAAGGTGAGATGGTCGGGATCGTTGGCACGGTGGGTAGCGGTAAGTCTACGATCGTGAAACTCCTGGCAAAGCTTTATCCGGTGGAACGTGGCAAGATCTTCATCAACGATGTGGACATAAACGATATCGCTTCCGAGAACATACGCAGTCTGATAGCCTTCGTCCCACAGGAGTCTTTCCTGTTCTCGGACCAGATAAAGAAGAACATAGCTTTCGCTCAAGAAGATATCGATATGGAAAGAGTCATCGAATGCGCGAAACTTGCCGCCGTTCACGATGAGATAGTGAAGTTCCCAGAAGGTTACGACACCGTGGTCGGTGAGAGGGGAGTCACGCTCTCCGGTGGACAGAGACAAAGAGTCACCATCGCCCGTGCGCTGTACGAAAACAAAGACGTGCTCGTGTTCGACGACTGTCTCTCTGCGGTCGATCCCGAAACGGAGGAAAAGATCATAGACTCGCTGAGGAGCCAGTTCAAGCAAAAGACCATGATCATCATAACGCACAGACTGAAGGTGCTCAGAGATGCCGATCTGATAATCGTACTCGACAACGGCGTGATCGTCGAGAAGGGCACGCACGAAGAACTGATGAATCTGGACGGTTTGTACGCGCGCATGTTCAAACGCCAGATGATCGAAGAGGAGCTCGAAGCATGA
- a CDS encoding ferritin family protein has protein sequence MPEFVNPFSGKVPERKLTLSELIRAIRLSVAAEHEAVHQYMAIADATDHPLAKKVLIDIANEERVHIGEFTKLLDILTKDESKFMEEGFKEVEELMSEGDDEEPTIGSLKEGD, from the coding sequence ATGCCAGAATTCGTTAATCCGTTCAGTGGAAAGGTTCCAGAAAGGAAACTCACGCTTTCTGAACTCATCCGTGCGATAAGACTGAGCGTTGCCGCTGAGCACGAAGCGGTGCATCAGTACATGGCGATTGCAGATGCGACGGATCATCCTCTGGCGAAGAAGGTGCTCATCGACATAGCGAACGAAGAGAGAGTCCACATCGGCGAGTTCACAAAACTTTTGGATATCCTCACCAAGGATGAATCCAAGTTCATGGAAGAAGGTTTCAAAGAAGTTGAAGAACTCATGTCCGAGGGTGACGATGAAGAACCGACTATAGGTTCACTGAAAGAAGGTGACTGA
- the ackA gene encoding acetate kinase, which yields MKILVVNCGSSSVKYQFIDMNGEKVLCKGLAERIGIEGGRLVHRVNNDKHVIERNMKDHEEALKLVLDVLVDPEIGVIKDLSEIDAVGHRVVHGAERFASSVLIDEEVMKALEENVHLAPLHNPPNILGIKAIQKLLPKVPNVGVFDTAFHQSMPKKAYLYALPYELYEKYRIRRYGFHGTSHRYVSKRAAEILGRDYYDFKVITCHLGNGASIAAVRHGKSIDTSMGFTPLEGLVMGTRCGDIDPAIVIYLQQNLGMSVEKVYDLLNKKSGMLGLTNNLSSDMRDIEDAAQSGNEIAQLALDIYVYRIAKYIGAYAAAMNGVDAIVFTAGVGENSPYVREKVCEYLGFLGVKIDKQLNDVKGVERIISTPDSKVAVLIVPTNEELVIARDTKYIVENKVKELKLF from the coding sequence TTGAAGATACTGGTTGTGAACTGTGGTAGTTCCTCTGTAAAGTATCAGTTCATCGACATGAACGGAGAGAAGGTCCTGTGCAAAGGTTTAGCTGAGAGGATCGGAATAGAAGGTGGAAGGCTCGTGCACAGGGTAAACAACGACAAACACGTCATCGAAAGGAACATGAAGGATCACGAAGAGGCTCTCAAACTGGTCCTGGACGTCCTCGTCGATCCGGAGATCGGGGTCATCAAAGATCTGTCCGAGATCGATGCGGTTGGTCACAGGGTCGTCCACGGTGCGGAGAGGTTCGCAAGCTCAGTGTTGATCGACGAAGAGGTTATGAAGGCTTTGGAAGAGAACGTTCATCTTGCACCACTTCACAATCCACCGAACATATTGGGAATAAAAGCGATTCAGAAATTGCTACCTAAGGTTCCGAACGTGGGCGTCTTCGACACGGCGTTCCACCAGTCCATGCCCAAGAAGGCTTATCTGTACGCTTTGCCGTACGAACTGTACGAAAAATACAGGATCAGAAGGTACGGTTTTCACGGCACGAGCCACAGGTACGTTTCCAAGAGGGCGGCGGAGATACTCGGTAGAGATTATTACGACTTCAAGGTCATCACGTGCCACTTGGGCAACGGTGCTTCCATAGCGGCCGTGAGGCATGGAAAATCTATCGACACCTCCATGGGATTCACACCACTCGAAGGCCTGGTCATGGGCACCAGATGCGGTGATATCGATCCTGCGATCGTGATTTACTTGCAGCAGAACTTGGGCATGAGCGTCGAAAAGGTCTACGATCTGCTCAACAAGAAGAGTGGAATGCTGGGCCTAACGAACAATCTCAGTTCCGACATGAGAGACATAGAGGATGCGGCCCAATCAGGTAACGAAATCGCACAGCTCGCTCTGGACATCTACGTGTACAGGATCGCCAAGTACATAGGTGCTTACGCTGCTGCGATGAACGGCGTGGACGCGATCGTGTTCACCGCTGGTGTCGGTGAGAACTCGCCTTACGTCAGGGAGAAGGTGTGCGAATATCTCGGCTTTCTCGGAGTAAAGATCGACAAACAACTGAACGATGTGAAGGGTGTGGAAAGGATCATAAGCACGCCCGATTCCAAAGTCGCCGTTCTGATCGTTCCAACCAACGAAGAACTCGTGATCGCGCGGGATACGAAGTACATAGTTGAGAACAAGGTGAAGGAACTCAAACTCTTTTGA
- a CDS encoding SLC45 family MFS transporter encodes MEDFKYWKVYLLGLGFFGISVLWPLYNAYVPIFLKDFALPSFLIGLIMTIDNFFAIFMLPFIGTLSDQTRTRIGRRKPYILAGAPLGALFFALIPLCKDLGSLALMMFVIILMNFSMALFRSPLIAFMPDITPSEKRSQANGIINFMGGFGALLAYFAGKPLYDANKAYPFLAGAALMLLANLLVVLFVDEPSQYRVKNEKLNVSDTLRRGSKELRENLRDVFASKEKSLMMMLASIFLWFVGFNAIETFFTSYAKFHMNISESTGALVLGVFSLSFMIFALPSGFIGARLGRKKTIRLGLTIIVVCLLIAVVFSRLLRDSALLFLFYLVFAISGAGWALVNVNSLPMVVDMTRSEKVGGYTGLYYFFSMAANIVAPPLAGAFIDLAGYGSLFVFSIVFLVTSYVTMGFVRRGERAES; translated from the coding sequence GTGGAAGATTTCAAGTACTGGAAGGTGTATCTACTGGGGTTAGGGTTTTTTGGAATAAGCGTGCTGTGGCCACTGTACAACGCTTATGTGCCCATTTTTCTTAAAGACTTCGCCCTGCCATCGTTTCTCATAGGTCTCATCATGACGATCGATAACTTCTTCGCCATCTTCATGTTGCCGTTCATAGGAACACTGAGCGATCAGACAAGGACGAGAATTGGACGGAGAAAGCCTTACATACTCGCTGGTGCTCCACTTGGAGCTCTCTTCTTCGCATTGATACCTCTATGCAAGGACCTTGGTTCGCTCGCGCTCATGATGTTCGTCATCATCCTGATGAACTTCTCGATGGCGCTCTTCAGATCTCCCCTGATCGCCTTCATGCCAGACATAACCCCGTCTGAGAAGCGCAGTCAGGCTAACGGGATCATCAACTTCATGGGAGGTTTTGGGGCGCTTTTGGCTTATTTCGCGGGCAAGCCTCTCTACGATGCGAACAAAGCTTATCCGTTTCTTGCCGGTGCCGCTCTGATGCTCCTGGCCAACCTTCTGGTCGTACTCTTTGTTGATGAACCTTCACAGTATAGAGTCAAAAATGAAAAATTGAATGTCTCAGACACGCTTAGAAGGGGTTCGAAAGAACTAAGAGAGAATCTACGCGACGTGTTCGCCTCGAAGGAAAAGAGTTTGATGATGATGCTCGCCTCCATATTCCTCTGGTTTGTTGGATTCAACGCGATCGAAACCTTTTTCACCAGCTATGCAAAGTTTCACATGAACATAAGTGAGAGCACGGGAGCGCTCGTCTTGGGAGTTTTTTCCTTGTCTTTCATGATCTTCGCTTTGCCCTCTGGCTTCATAGGAGCAAGACTCGGCAGGAAGAAAACCATAAGGCTTGGACTCACGATCATAGTCGTGTGTTTGCTCATCGCCGTCGTATTCTCGCGCCTGTTGAGGGATTCTGCGCTTTTGTTTCTCTTCTATCTCGTCTTTGCGATCAGCGGTGCTGGGTGGGCGCTGGTGAACGTGAACTCTTTGCCCATGGTGGTCGACATGACCAGATCCGAGAAGGTCGGTGGTTACACCGGTCTGTACTACTTCTTCTCGATGGCCGCCAACATCGTCGCACCACCCCTTGCGGGCGCTTTCATAGATCTGGCAGGTTATGGTTCGCTTTTCGTGTTTTCAATAGTATTCCTGGTGACTTCTTACGTGACGATGGGCTTTGTGAGAAGGGGAGAAAGGGCCGAGAGCTGA
- a CDS encoding polysaccharide pyruvyl transferase family protein, producing the protein MKRAMLFGYYGYDNLGDELLCEESIRLLKEARFDRIYLLLKRDKVRDFSQPQIVPIDRFNPFKILMAIAKSDVIVCGGGGILQDQTSVKSLLYYASIVLTSLMFRKPVLLLANSLGPLKHKLSKCVVRFLLSKKNVFFIARDEVSYRYARIVGAKNASLGTDLAIGAIERLPNCEKQKKISLCLKSELKLDIVIETAKLYGFETILVPLSPQDRPACEKMARKYGLSISNESMKEILRSSLVVSQRFHGCLLACLVGSPFVSLNSSKSRRFFERYFPKYEGFCAKEDPTQIALAIAKLSNSRLESGRMIEDFKKMRDDVIALLKTLTKRKRG; encoded by the coding sequence TTGAAGAGAGCGATGCTGTTCGGTTATTACGGTTACGACAACCTTGGCGATGAACTGCTCTGCGAAGAGAGCATCAGGTTACTCAAAGAAGCTCGTTTCGACAGGATCTACCTCTTGCTGAAAAGGGACAAAGTGAGGGATTTTTCTCAACCACAAATTGTCCCCATCGACAGGTTCAATCCTTTCAAGATCCTGATGGCGATCGCCAAAAGCGATGTGATCGTGTGCGGCGGTGGTGGCATCCTACAAGATCAAACGAGCGTGAAGAGCTTGCTCTATTACGCTTCCATCGTTCTGACCAGCCTGATGTTTCGAAAACCTGTGCTGCTCTTAGCGAACAGTCTGGGTCCTCTGAAGCACAAGCTTTCCAAATGCGTGGTGAGGTTTCTTCTCAGCAAAAAGAATGTCTTCTTCATCGCTCGCGACGAGGTGAGTTACAGGTACGCCAGAATCGTTGGAGCGAAGAACGCATCGCTTGGAACGGACCTTGCGATCGGAGCGATCGAACGCTTGCCGAACTGTGAGAAGCAAAAGAAGATAAGTCTCTGTTTGAAGAGCGAACTGAAACTCGATATCGTCATCGAAACGGCAAAATTGTACGGCTTTGAGACCATCCTTGTTCCTCTCAGTCCACAGGATCGACCAGCATGCGAAAAGATGGCTCGCAAATACGGCCTTTCAATCTCGAACGAATCAATGAAGGAAATTCTGCGTTCTTCGCTTGTTGTTTCCCAACGCTTCCACGGTTGTCTTCTGGCTTGTCTTGTAGGTTCACCCTTCGTTTCCCTGAACAGTTCCAAGAGCAGAAGGTTTTTCGAACGTTACTTTCCAAAGTACGAAGGATTCTGCGCGAAAGAAGACCCAACGCAGATCGCTCTGGCAATCGCTAAATTGAGTAACTCCAGACTCGAATCAGGCAGGATGATCGAAGATTTCAAGAAAATGCGTGATGACGTGATCGCGCTCTTGAAGACTCTCACAAAGAGAAAGAGGGGCTGA
- a CDS encoding helical backbone metal receptor — translation MKIYCESLMRKLEFPDKIERIVSLVSGFTETIFEMGHGERIVGVSKYCSRYVNHPSAEVVGDYLKVDLSKLKSLRPDLVLLTTGVQTQLALDLLRKNLPVCVLPLPRSINGVWENVMLIGGLLNDVKSARELVLKWQEVFFNGRETLSERPSAYVELWFGKHMRTVGGLSFVNDLVEYAGVKNIFSDVNESFFVPPLKEVHRRRPKFIIFFYEPEFPIDPYRIIESRGWDWKAKLIESTVECGKNLIHDGPSMMRTIQWLREQIWG, via the coding sequence TTGAAAATTTACTGCGAATCTCTCATGAGAAAGCTTGAATTTCCCGACAAAATTGAAAGAATCGTCAGCCTCGTCTCTGGTTTCACCGAGACCATCTTCGAGATGGGTCACGGTGAAAGAATCGTCGGTGTATCGAAGTACTGTTCGCGCTATGTGAACCATCCAAGTGCCGAAGTGGTTGGAGATTATCTGAAGGTGGATCTTTCGAAGTTGAAATCGCTCAGACCAGATCTTGTGCTTTTGACCACAGGTGTTCAGACGCAACTCGCGCTGGACCTTTTACGCAAGAACCTGCCGGTCTGTGTTTTACCGTTACCTCGGAGCATCAACGGCGTGTGGGAGAACGTGATGTTGATTGGAGGTCTGTTGAACGATGTCAAAAGTGCGCGAGAACTGGTGCTGAAGTGGCAAGAGGTGTTTTTTAATGGTCGCGAAACTCTCTCTGAGCGACCTTCGGCGTATGTTGAGCTGTGGTTTGGAAAACATATGAGAACCGTCGGCGGTTTGAGTTTCGTGAACGATCTTGTAGAATACGCAGGCGTCAAGAACATTTTCAGTGATGTCAATGAAAGCTTCTTCGTACCTCCACTGAAAGAAGTTCACAGGCGAAGGCCGAAGTTCATAATCTTTTTCTACGAACCAGAGTTTCCCATAGACCCTTATCGGATTATAGAGTCGAGAGGTTGGGATTGGAAAGCGAAATTGATAGAATCCACAGTGGAATGTGGAAAGAACCTGATACACGATGGTCCTTCCATGATGAGAACGATCCAGTGGCTCAGAGAACAAATCTGGGGGTGA